AAAAGTCCCAATATCACCCCAGGCTGTAAAGTGTTGGGTGTGTTTCTGATGTGCGGAGCAGTGCAGGCACAGGTCACACTGCTGGCTGGGCCCTGCTCCACACGATGGTTTGTTGAGGGTGCAAAGGGACACTGAGAGGACACACAGAAGTGTCATTGCAAGGCATTGTCTTCTCTGCACTGAACAGCCTTCATCTGTTGGTAAGAAGGAAACAtgaaagcagcagaggcagTACCAGTGCTGGAGTTAGAAGGTTGGTCACAGTTGCTGAAGGTGCTCAAGGGCTGCGGGTGGCTGCAACCACAAGGGTAAGGGAGTGTAGGGCTTAAATTGACTTTATAAAATAAACTTTAAGGAAGCTGTGTGATGTAACAAAGCAGTTGAAGAGCAGTTGGCAGCGCTGTGCTGATGGTGTAGGGGTGTGAGTGCATTCCTTGTTAGCCTGAGCCAGGTAACGTCAGGGTTTTGCTCACAGAATGAGCTGGAAACGTGCATCCAAAATAGCCGTTGTATCTGGGTCAGAGACTCCAAACTGTGAAGTAGGATGGCTGTATTTGCTATATTTAGAACAGGTTTTCCAGTGCCGATGAACATCTCAGTCTATGGCAACCTTGCGCCCCTCACGGGGGAAACCGACCGCCCTCGCAACCGCAACCCCTGCGGGCGGCCCAGGCGCCCCCGAGAGCCGGCCCGGGGGGCGGGAACGCCGCGGCccggggggcggggcggggcggagctCCGCGGGCGGAACTGCTGTGCGCGGAACctcggcggcggccgcgggagGTGCCCGGTCCGCCCGGCAGTGGCGCGGAGGGTGGGGCCGGCCCGCACGTGTCGGCGGAGcgatggcggcggggcccgtCCCGGGCATCCAGGGCATCCAGACGGGCCTCAGGGTAACGGGAGCGGCCGCCGCGCGCCCCGAGCGCTTCCTCAGGTACGCGGCGGGGGGAAGCATTGGTAGCGCTAGAGAAAAACCCGGTGTAAAGGCCGAGGAGGGAGGCAGTCACcgctgaggatgaggctgtGGAGGAAGGCAGTCATCGCTTCAAAACCAAGGCTCTGGGTCTCGGGTGTTTGAGGTGTTTAGTGCTGTACTGTTTACTCCTGGAGCACTTAAATGTGATCGACATATTGTAAGATGCAGCTAGAGAAGGGTGGAGTgttctgtgcagctgctgcttcatACACAAAGTGTAATGAAGCTGAAAGGATTAGGAATTATGTCTCTATTTCTAGGATTGTGTAGTGGCAGTACTCCAGGAGATGTGTAGAAAGTTAAGCCACCCCAGTAGTTGTTGAGAGCTGCTGTTCTGTAGCACCAGAATGCCTGAGCAGATGTGACCATGCGATAACTTCATGGAAGGTGTAAAACGAATCAGAGCTGGTAAAATCTGCAAAGTAAAAAACTATTACGAACTCGtgcttttaattctcttttttcccctgctcttaGTGTGCAAGAGGGACTGGCTGCCAACTTCAGAGCATTGACAAAGACTCTCTATGATTTGAATAAAGGAAACCACATCGTGCCTGGGGGTCCTCTAAAAGAGCTGGTGATCGAAAACTTTGATGAGGAACAGATTTGGCAACAACTGGAGCTCCGGAACAGTGCAGTTCTTGATTTCTTCAGGAAATCCATTGCCAGGGATGCCAAGGATGACAATCTTTGTCTTCTCTCGGACCAGGAAGAGGATGGCTCTGATGCAGAGCCCAACAGTGAGGAGGAATTGGAAGACAACGTACTGGAAGCAGAAGCTGAACAAAAGGATGTTTATACAAAAGATATAACTAAAgctaaagaaaagcaaagtaaaCTCAGAGAAAGCATAATGCAGAAATACAGTGATGAGGATTCTGATATTGACTTTGATATTGAAGCACTGGAGCAACAAACTAAAACGGCTAAGGAAACCACATTGAAAAAAGTGGGGAGAAAATCTGTAGTGGATGACAAGTTTTTCAAGCTGGCTGAGATGGAAGCTTTTTTAGAACAGGCAGAGAAGCAAGATGATGATGAGGAAAATgatattaattattttgaagACATTATCTCAGATGATGAGGAAGAAGAGTCAGAAGATGCTAAAGTCAAAGTAAGAAtattagtaaaataattttctgatatctcttttcttttaaatcaagATCTGGTATCTGTTAGGGTGACTATAAACTGTTGAACTCCCAAGTAGAAACTACCTAGTTAAGTTTGCTGAGGTGACTAATGACTCCTTCTGAAGCTTTACTTTAACAATGTATTTAACATGGATATCTGGTAAGAAAATGTCCTAGTGTGGAAGAATGTAGCATTCTGTTATTCCAGTCACTCCTTAGATGGGTCTTGGGTCTTTTGCTTAAGTAAAGGAAGAGATAGTATGTGACAAGGAATAAACTACCTTGCAGAATTGGGGACCCAACAATGAAAAGGTTTGTCACTCAGCATTGGCAGCTGGCAGGTACAGATCACAAAGGAGACTGATGCAGAGCAAAGGGCTTTTTCCAGGGACACGGCTTTGTAACTCTGACATGGGTTAAGCTGATAAGTaattgtttgaaaaataaatcttttgttATTTAATATTACCAGAGATTCTTACTAGAAGTAAGAAATGTACCCAGGGAATTTGTGTGCATTCCAACACGTATTTGGCAAAATCTAGCACTCCTTGACTTCCATATATTCAAGTGGTAGGGTATTTTAAATACTTGTAAAAGAAATAAGTTTTACTAAGATGCCCCACCACAGGTCAGTGCTTCACTAAACTGAATTACTGTTCCACCAGTAGTGCCATTCCCCAGGCACTAAAGGCTTCAGAAGAGAGGATACCCTTTGATATCTGTCAGTCTTAACAGCTGccatttgttgtttgtttttttccttttctctctcaccTTTTTAGCCAATTAAAAGTTCTAGAGATATGACATACAAAGATTTCTTTGATCCAGTTGATGGTGATGATGGTGACTTAGTAGGTAATGACGTTGAAGATGGTCAGGAAGAGGAAGCAGACAGTGCTATTGAAGAGCAAAATGAAGAAAGCATGTCTGAGTAAGTATTTGCATTATTTGCACTTGAAAATGTCCTTGTAATTTTACACTGAGGTGAAGCAGAAAAACCAGTGGGAATGCCAGGCTCACTTTCATGGTTTGCTATTCTCAGTTAACTGTTGTATGTGCATGGTTTGCATTATCGCTTTATTTCAGGtttgtttaccttttttttggAGTATTGTCTCTTGATATTTATTTGCATAAAGCATTTAAGAGctgtaacttcatttttttgaaattattttcattatctaGAAGTTTCCCTAGTGTCCCCTAGCTTTAGGAGGGATCTTTGAAACGTGTTGTATTTCTGAACTGTGAGTTGTAACAGGTGAATGTCTAAGGGCTGAAATATCTTCATATAAAAAATTATAGAGGCTTTTCAACCTTTATTTGATCTTAAATTTTATTGTTACAGGTTTGAGGATATGGATGAAATGGTGGAGAATATGAGAAGTAAAGAAGCATCTAAAAAAGTTACTTTTAGTTTGCCAGATGACAATGACACAGAAGATGTGACTGAAATGCAATTAGAGAAGGGCATTGAGCCCAGTGAAACAAAGTCATCTTTTGAGAAGAGGCAGGAGAAGGTAACTGTGTGTCAGTtttcattgggtttttttatttttattttaattttgctaaTACTTCAAAACAatggcaaatatttttcttactgGTTGTGTAATTTGTTCTGGCATTATGGAGAGGGTATTTacaatgtaagaaaaaaaatacggCTTATCTACATCAGATATATATGCAATCATATGTTCCCTCTTTTTTATATGAGGAGGGGTTAGAAGGACCTGAAATAAGTATTAATTTCTTGCCTTGAATTTATTAGTGAGCTCTGTTTTAAACTTCTTAGGAAATTGTGTTTTTCAGAtgagcaagaaaataaaaactttagAAGAAGAGTTGTTAGAGGAGAAACCTTGGCAGCTTAAAGGAGAAGTGACTGGACAAAAGCGACCTGAGAACAGCCTTCTGGAGGAAACAGTGCTCTTTGACCATGCAGTCCGAATGGGTGAGTAGTGGGAGAGGGCTTTCCTGGAAGCATGTTGGGTACTACATTGAGTGTTCTTTCCTTTGACCTTGCTGAAAACACCTGAGACTCAAGAGGAGGGTAACAAAACACCAAGTTAAACTTCTTCATGGGATTTTGAGGTGGTGAATTTTCACAGGGGAAACTACAGGAAACtatagtattttttttgctaatttttaattaaactgaaAGTTCATTAATTCAGTGACAGATTTAGTAATTTACAAGCCTTACATAATATGACTTCTACTTACGTTTACTTACTTCACCTTCAATTATTACATTTATGTAAAggttttactttctttttctgttgttttttctttatagaaCGAAAGGTATTTCTTGCTGGAGAAACACTAATATTaaaattcttctctttctcctttcagcACCTGTGGTTACAGAAGAAACTACTTTTCAGCTCGAAGATGTCATTAAACAGAGAATATTGGATGAGGTCAATATTACCTGACTTGTTCCTTCCTGTTTAGTTCATAGATTTCATTCACAGGGCACGTTCCAAGGATGAAGCACTTCCAAGTGTAGAATTATCTGAATTTCTGCAACTGGCTGTTTTATTCTTCTGCCTTGATCAGTGTGTCTTTAGATTTCTAGGAAGCCCTATTTTTACATCACTGTTATATGCCAGATTTTGGTGTGCTTCAAAAAATGCATGTTTGCAGATAAAACTGCAAGGAGTTTATTAGGAATATAATGCCAGTCTGTAAGTTTTGGCTGTTACCATCTGTAGTGCTCTGAGCATTCTGAATACTGATCAAAACTCAGTTGtttacttcatttttcttaaaagccactgataaaaaaattttattgtttacttttttttcttaaaagccaCTGATAAAAATTTGTATCTCACAGCTTGTTGAGACTtagttgaattaaaaaaaaattggcacaTATGGGGGAGAGTTTTTAAGTACTTAAGAAAATTACACATTTGTTACAAGTTGTGCCAGAATTCACTAAAAACAAGGACACAAGCTAGAGTTATaacttttattactttttttgtttttcaaatggaAATGTGAAACTTTCTGGGAAGCCACATGCATGAACTAGTTAGCGTGCCAGATAAGTAATTGAAAAATGTTCCAAGTAAGCTGTACCACCTGATATTTGACCGTAGTTGCATTTGGTCATTACTTTGTCACTTCCTCAGGCGTGGGATGATGTGGTACCAAAAGAAAAACCGAAAGAGGAGGCTTTTGAATACAAGAAACGTATCACTTTGGATCATGAAAAGAGTAAGCTGAGTCTTGCTGAAATCTATGAGCAAGAATACGTGAAACTTCACCAGGTAACAGAAACAGTGCCTTTCCTTCAGGTTCACACCACATAATCTTGAATGTTCATTTATACACTGCTAACTCTGCTTACAGAGTTTTCATCTTTCTCTTGGTGTTCACCAGTGAAATGGCTCCTAGCTGTACGTTGTGCTGTTATCAGTCTTGCTAAAGTAAAATACCTTTAGGAATGGTGTTGCAGTAACATTGCATTATTAATGCAGCAGAAGactgaagaggaagaaaatcctGAACACAAAGAAATTCAGGAAATGATGGACTCGCTCTTCCTGAAGCTGGATGCACTCTGTAACTTCCACTTCACACCCAAACCAGTAAGTACATAAGTTTCATAAAGTTGGGTATCCCCCCGTTTTTTAAACTGGATacttcaaaatatatttcagaaatgGAAAGTAAAGTAAACATTGATGTTTACTGAGCTCATTCTTACTTCACATTAAATGCACTGTGATTGCCTctaaacaaacccaaacactgGGTATCTTCAGTTAGTgtgagctgctgtgctcagGCTTGAATGTGTCTCCTTATTTCCAGCCGGTACCAGAAGTTAAAATAGTTTCCAACCTTCCAGCCATAAGTATGGAAGAAGTGGCTCCTGTTGCTGTCAGTGATGCTGCTCTCTTAGCACCAGAGGAGATCAAGGTAAGGATCAAACTGCATAAGGATGGAGAGAGGATCTGTGTTGTTTACAGAAGGATGTTTACTGCCAGATCAGTGGGAAttctgccccttcccaccctggTGGGTGGTTCCTCACCTTGTGGACCTTCTTGCCTAGCATTTTAGTGTTGgttgttgttgggggttttttgggggtgggttttttttgctaacGGAAAGGTGGGGAAAGACTTCATTTTATTTGGTGCTGTAATATTGTGCTATGTTTTTGATCTTGACTATTATGTGATGCTAACTGTTTTCCCAACATATGTATGGATATTTGGAAGGTGAAAGCTAAATGACAGTAGAGAAGAGCAATTAGCACGTCCTCGATCAGTTGTACAAATCTCATTTCCCAGCTTTTCCCAGTTTTTGGCCTTTGCATTAATCCAGCCTTGCCTTGAGCTGGCACTCACTTGAAATAATGAGACAGATTATAGGCCTAGGGATCTTGTTCACTCTAGGAAAAGAACAGAGCTGGAGATGTAAAAACAGATGCAGAAAAGACTCCCACGGACAAAAAACGAGAactaagaaggaaaaagctcCACAAACGTATGAGGcgaagggagagggagaaacgCCAGAAGCTTCTTGAAAAGATGAAAccagagcaaagcagaaaactcagcaaaaaagctgctgcagcaaaattaaaacagctCACAAAAGAAGGCAAAGCATCTCTGCTCAAGGTAAGACAGTCTAAGTTGGAGCTTCCCAGCTACAGAATATTAAGATCCCAAGGACAGACAGTTTTAGCTAGAGAGAAAAAAGGTTACTATATCCTAAAGAATTACAAAGTATAAGGTTTGTTCCCCTCTCATCCCTCTTGTCACAAGTCTTTCTTCATCCCCTCAAAAAATCTTGCACAAGGATAGAATCTGTGCTTACCCCCTAACCTTGTGACCTTATGTGTGAGCAATATAAAGGGTAAGTGTagctgctgcaaagaaagagggaggaaggcaCAGAAAGGGCAGATGCTTATTCCTTTattatttatgtttattttttattcccccttcccctttctttcccttgtgTTCTTTTGAACTACAGTTTTCTAGTTGTAGCTGTCTTATGCAAAGTAGGGTTGAATGCCTTTTAGTCCTGATTTTGTTAATTATCCTGACAGCATGATGTCAGTATTGAGGCCTGAAAATATACAGCTCTTGTAGCACTTTGCAGTGACCCTCTTGTTAATAATGCATATTTATGTAGATGATACTGCTGTAATTATGATACATCATTCCTAAGTGGTTCTTTAAAACCTTTAGAAGCTTACTCAGAGTATGGAATATATTTGAATTTGTAAGCAGCTTAATATTTAGATATGCAAAACTATGGAAAAGCTCTATGATACAGTTACTTTATGTGAAAGTGTGTTCTCAAAGCAGAAACGATTTTGTGTGAGGTACTCTTTTTGTGGTGTTCCTGTAAATAAAACATGCTCCTTCTTTCCTGCATTTAAACCATTCCACTTGATTAAGTGGGACTATTTGAATGCACAATTGAGATTGAGGTTTCTGTGTTCTTTCTAAGATTTGAGTAACTGAAGCTGTGGTGTAATAGAATATTCCTGGTTAACTTTGTCCTTTTTGTGGAGCCCTCCCTATAATCTCATCAGAGTGATTTTGTTTTGCATGCTGTAAAACAGTAAACTTGTGCACCACCTATGATGCCTTAtaaattaaatgttaaaaatctCTGAAATTTGGAAGTATTAGAAACTAACAGGAAAAACAACTTGGTTACTTCTAAATGTGCTTACCTTTTCAGAAGgcaaacagaacacaaaatacAGATATCCAGTTGTAGTTCATGACATGCAAGGATTTGTTCTTGATGCCTGCTCTTACCTGTCATGCTAATTGCTGTTTAGAAAGGGAATGTAATCTTTAGATAGCAGGAGTGGAATAAAAATGTGGGGGAAAATAACCTTTGAAAATGAGTTACCTGATTTCTTTTAAGTCAAATACCATTATATGTGAGTAACTAGTAAGTAATACAATGGCACTGTTTGTACATTTCTTGGTTATAACAGATCTTTTGTCCACTGACAGGATGAAGGTAAAGACAAGGCCTTGAAATCATCCCAGGCCTTCTTTTCTCAACTACAAGATCAAGTAAAAATGCAAATCAAAGATGCAAGcaaattaaagaagaaacagaagaaggagaaaacactCTCTGTTCATAAATTGAAGTTGTAATTTACCTTTTTATATATGTTGCATCTTGtatatattaaaatgtttcttcatCAATGCTGAATTTGACTAGGTTTTATTCTGTGCTgatctttaaaatattctgtgaacTTTTCAGGTGATGTAAAGATGCTTTCCTGCAGgttttactttaattttctaCTATAGAACTCTGCTTCTTGCCAGGAGCAGATACATAACCATGTAAATATTTGGCATGTGTTGTGACTGTACAATCTCTTTAATCTGTAGCCCCTAGATTTGTATCTGCTCTACTGCAGGAGTAACTGCACTTATTGAAGAACTTAAGATGTATCCACGTAGTTAACTTAGAAATTATATTCTGAAATAGTGAGAACCAAACAGGACACAAAAGCTTTTTAAGCCTGTGGTATCTCAGAGTTAGGAAATGCCTTCTCTTAACTTAAGAGTCACACAATGGGTCAGGTTGAAGGGTCCacagtgggtcacctggtccCACGTCTCAGCTCAGGCAGGGCCaccccagagcacatggcaccggattgtgtccagatggttctgggATGTCTCCATGAGGACACTCTACACCCTCTCTGTGCAGCCTCTTCAGTGCTgggtcactgcacagcaaagttCTTCCTTGTGGCCAAGTGGCACTTCCTGGgcctcagttcctgcccgttcctcttgtgccattgctgggtcccccgagcagagcctggtcagACAGGGATGGGGCCCTTGAGTGCTTTCCTCTAACGCGTCCTTTTAGAGCTCCGAGGAACATCCTCCCGTACCAGCCCCGTTCTCAGAGTCACATTAACCGTATTTCTCAAGatggaaatatttcactgtTTACTCTTTCCTCGGctgaacaaagaaaagagaagccTCCAGCCGGTGCCCCTGTGGACCTTAACCATTCTCCCCCTCGTTGTTGTCAAAGGAAATGTTCAGAGTCAGCAGGGCCGTGTCGGTGGGTGGCGGGAGCGCGGGGCCGCCGTCGGGGCCGCCATCGGCGCTGCGCTGCTCAGGCCtggcgggggcgggagcggggcggccccgcACACACGGCCCGGCCCCTCACGGCCCTTCACGGCCCGGCACCACACGGCCCGGCCCCGCACACACGGCTCCGCACGGCCCTGCCTCTCGCGGCCCTGCCCACACGGCCCCGTAAGGCCCTGCACGGCCCCGGGAGGGACGCACGGCTGCGGCGCCGGTGCGCGGGGAGGGCCGGGCGGGCTCCGGGACAGGGCGCGGTTGGGTGCTCCCGGCGCGGGGaggggcgggcacggccgggcACAGCACCGGGAATGGGGGCGGGACCCGAGGCGCCGCCGTCCCGGTAGGAACACGCGGGGAGCGGCCGGAGCCCTCGTAGTGCCTGTGCCCGGCAGCCTCGGAGAGCCCGGCCCGGCCTGGGGCAGCCGCAGCAGCCGGGGGGGTGCGCTGGAAAGGCGAGTGTTTGGCACCGAAAATAGTGTCTGCACAGCAAACGAGGTAATGACGGAATGTGCCCTGCGACAGGATGgggagcaatggccataaacagAAGGAATTCCACCTCAACGGGAGGgagaacttctttacattgagggtggcagagccctgAACAGCTGCCCGGGCAGGCCGTGGAGTCTCCTCTCTGGAGACGTTCAACCCCCCCTGGCCGTGTCCCTGTGTACCTactccaggtgaccctgcccgggcaggggctgggactgggggaTCTCCAGAGGGCCCATCCTGGGCCCAACCCTGACtcttctgggattctgtgaaaattagAGGGCTATTTAAATGCCAGGTTCACTTGATGATGTAAATGAAAAGTTGAGATTGATTTCCATGTATTAAACTGTTGAAGGCCAGCTGCAGCGTTCAGCATGGCGATTTTGGTGTGCCCCGTAAG
The DNA window shown above is from Pseudopipra pipra isolate bDixPip1 chromosome 12, bDixPip1.hap1, whole genome shotgun sequence and carries:
- the MPHOSPH10 gene encoding U3 small nucleolar ribonucleoprotein protein MPP10 isoform X2, encoding MKAAEAVPVLELEGWSQLLKVLKGCGWLQPQGVQEGLAANFRALTKTLYDLNKGNHIVPGGPLKELVIENFDEEQIWQQLELRNSAVLDFFRKSIARDAKDDNLCLLSDQEEDGSDAEPNSEEELEDNVLEAEAEQKDVYTKDITKAKEKQSKLRESIMQKYSDEDSDIDFDIEALEQQTKTAKETTLKKVGRKSVVDDKFFKLAEMEAFLEQAEKQDDDEENDINYFEDIISDDEEEESEDAKVKPIKSSRDMTYKDFFDPVDGDDGDLVGNDVEDGQEEEADSAIEEQNEESMSEFEDMDEMVENMRSKEASKKVTFSLPDDNDTEDVTEMQLEKGIEPSETKSSFEKRQEKMSKKIKTLEEELLEEKPWQLKGEVTGQKRPENSLLEETVLFDHAVRMAPVVTEETTFQLEDVIKQRILDEAWDDVVPKEKPKEEAFEYKKRITLDHEKSKLSLAEIYEQEYVKLHQQKTEEEENPEHKEIQEMMDSLFLKLDALCNFHFTPKPPVPEVKIVSNLPAISMEEVAPVAVSDAALLAPEEIKEKNRAGDVKTDAEKTPTDKKRELRRKKLHKRMRRREREKRQKLLEKMKPEQSRKLSKKAAAAKLKQLTKEGKASLLKDEGKDKALKSSQAFFSQLQDQVKMQIKDASKLKKKQKKEKTLSVHKLKL
- the MPHOSPH10 gene encoding U3 small nucleolar ribonucleoprotein protein MPP10 isoform X1 translates to MATLRPSRGKPTALATATPAGGPGAPESRPGGRERRGPGGGAGRSSAGGTAVRGTSAAAAGGARSARQWRGGWGRPARVGGAMAAGPVPGIQGIQTGLRVTGAAAARPERFLSVQEGLAANFRALTKTLYDLNKGNHIVPGGPLKELVIENFDEEQIWQQLELRNSAVLDFFRKSIARDAKDDNLCLLSDQEEDGSDAEPNSEEELEDNVLEAEAEQKDVYTKDITKAKEKQSKLRESIMQKYSDEDSDIDFDIEALEQQTKTAKETTLKKVGRKSVVDDKFFKLAEMEAFLEQAEKQDDDEENDINYFEDIISDDEEEESEDAKVKPIKSSRDMTYKDFFDPVDGDDGDLVGNDVEDGQEEEADSAIEEQNEESMSEFEDMDEMVENMRSKEASKKVTFSLPDDNDTEDVTEMQLEKGIEPSETKSSFEKRQEKMSKKIKTLEEELLEEKPWQLKGEVTGQKRPENSLLEETVLFDHAVRMAPVVTEETTFQLEDVIKQRILDEAWDDVVPKEKPKEEAFEYKKRITLDHEKSKLSLAEIYEQEYVKLHQQKTEEEENPEHKEIQEMMDSLFLKLDALCNFHFTPKPPVPEVKIVSNLPAISMEEVAPVAVSDAALLAPEEIKEKNRAGDVKTDAEKTPTDKKRELRRKKLHKRMRRREREKRQKLLEKMKPEQSRKLSKKAAAAKLKQLTKEGKASLLKDEGKDKALKSSQAFFSQLQDQVKMQIKDASKLKKKQKKEKTLSVHKLKL